A stretch of the Nothobranchius furzeri strain GRZ-AD chromosome 5, NfurGRZ-RIMD1, whole genome shotgun sequence genome encodes the following:
- the LOC139069822 gene encoding uncharacterized protein produces MLFRVIVSPDNIRRVDISESLCSVEHLKNILQERLELAGDILIQFEDPDFGNELCNLTDIKELPKDKAVLKILYQGAIQQRDESASSISSTPSLNDLLPSTSTSRSSTLHLTQRDSGMENTFSMRRKEIVGKQPFVSDVMNRWLALFFEEQICAEFFRVTRVELMKTFLSFLDEHSAQLIKLYRSRSGKLEKELKNLLDIFDEKVKMCMNCYF; encoded by the exons ATGCTGTTTCGTGTCATTGTGTCACCAGACAACATCAGAAGGGTGGATATTTCAGAGAGCCTGTGTTCAGTAGAACATTTAAAGAACATTCTTCAAGAACGCCTTGAACTTGCAGGTGATATTTTGATTCAGTTTGAGGATCCTGATTTTGGGAATGAACTGTGCAATTTAACAGACATTAAAGAACTTCCTAAAGACAAAGCAGTACTGAAGATTCTGTATCAAGGAGCAATCCAACAAAGAGATGAATCTGCATCCTCAATTTCTTCCACGCCATCTTTAAATGACTTACTTCCATCAACCAGCACAAGTCGGAGTTCAACCCTACATCTTACACAGCGAGACAGTGGAATGGAAAATACTTTTTCCATGAGGAGGAAGGAAATAGTGGGAAAACAACCCTTTGTCTCTGATGTGATGAATCGATGGCTTGCGCTGTTCTTTGAAGAACAG ATATGTGCTGAGTTTTTTCGAGTTACCCGGGTGGAGCTGATGAAGACCTTCTTGTCATTTCTGGATGAACACTCTGCACAACTCATAAAGCTGTACAGATCGCGCTCTGGAAAACTTGAGAAGGAGCTCAAGAACCTTCTAGATATATTTGATGAGAAGGTAAAGATGTGTATGAACTGTTATTTCTGA